A single Glycine soja cultivar W05 chromosome 14, ASM419377v2, whole genome shotgun sequence DNA region contains:
- the LOC114384495 gene encoding ethylene-responsive transcription factor ERF014-like — protein sequence MVKSENKIHPEQPSSSSSKPMRPLSSSSDNKKKKYKGVRMRSWGSWVSEIRAPNQKTRIWLGSYSTAEAAARAYDAALLCLKGSSANLNFPSSSSSSQHYIIPQDTAMMSPKSIQRVAAAAANNFLDNNAIAINNATTPPSPPLASTSSSFVSSPSMSSSSPLDQIDDDVSLLTPFGAYTTTTATTICDETNESMAMMESWYDLEGLQSPKYVDQMLSGAFFDIDSTQLLDDLYEESDIRLWSFC from the coding sequence ATGGTTAAGTCAGAGAACAAGATCCACCCAGAAcaaccatcatcatcatcatcaaagcCAATGAGACCATTATCATCATCAAGTgacaacaagaagaagaagtacAAGGGGGTGAGAATGAGAAGCTGGGGGTCATGGGTGTCAGAGATTAGAGCACCAAACCAAAAGACAAGGATATGGTTGGGATCTTATTCAACTGCTGAAGCAGCAGCAAGAGCCTATGATGCTGCACTTCTATGCCTCAAAGGCTCCTCAGCCAATCTCAACTTCCCTTCTTCAAGCTCCTCCTCACAACACTATATCATCCCTCAAGACACTGCCATGATGTCCCCAAAATCAATCCAAAgagttgctgctgctgctgccaaCAATTTCTTGGACAATAATGCTATTGCTATTAATAATGCTACCACCCCACCTTCTCCTCCTCTTGCTTCAACCTCTTCTTCATTTGTATCGTCACCATCAATGTCATCATCATCTCCTTTAGACCAAATTGATGATGATGTCTCTCTTCTGACACCATTTGGGGCCTACACTACTACTACTGCTACTACTATCTGTGACGAAACAAATGAATCAATGGCCATGATGGAATCTTGGTATGACTTGGAGGGGTTGCAATCCCCAAAGTATGTTGATCAAATGCTAAGTGGGGCATTCTTTGACATTGATTCAACACAGTTGCTTGATGATCTGTATGAAGAAAGTGACATTCGCTTGTGGAGTTTCTGCTGA